In Calothrix sp. PCC 7507, one DNA window encodes the following:
- a CDS encoding DUF167 domain-containing protein, with product MQITVKVKPNAKQQKIEEQSDGSLNVLLKSPPVDGKANEELIKLLAEKFNVPKSNIRVKSGVSSRRKLVEIQLDF from the coding sequence ATGCAAATAACAGTTAAGGTTAAGCCTAATGCAAAACAGCAAAAGATTGAAGAACAATCTGATGGTAGTTTGAACGTACTCTTAAAATCCCCACCAGTAGACGGTAAAGCTAATGAAGAGTTAATTAAACTACTAGCTGAGAAATTTAATGTACCAAAATCTAATATCAGAGTTAAGTCTGGTGTGTCTTCTCGACGAAAGTTAGTAGAAATTCAACTAGATTTCTAG
- a CDS encoding glutathione S-transferase family protein, with translation MEPLQLYDFLPSGNGYKLRLLLTQLGMPFERVEVDILKGENRTQDFLSKNPQGKIPVLEIAPGKYLAESNAILIYLSEGTEFLPYDRFLRAQVMQWLFFEQYSHEPFIATLRFWISILGKAEENHQAIKQKQAEGYAALRLMENHLTSRTFFVGERYTIADIALFAYTHVADEGGFDLKQFPAIQAWIGRVKTQSGYISIDQD, from the coding sequence ATGGAACCGCTGCAATTGTACGATTTTTTACCTTCAGGGAATGGCTACAAGTTACGACTTTTATTGACACAACTAGGTATGCCTTTTGAGAGAGTAGAGGTTGACATCTTAAAGGGCGAAAATCGCACACAGGATTTTTTGAGTAAAAATCCTCAAGGTAAGATTCCAGTTTTGGAAATTGCACCAGGTAAATACCTAGCAGAATCAAATGCTATATTGATCTATCTGAGTGAAGGGACAGAATTTCTGCCCTATGACCGTTTTTTACGAGCGCAAGTAATGCAATGGTTATTTTTTGAACAATACAGCCATGAACCGTTCATCGCCACATTGAGATTTTGGATCTCTATTTTAGGTAAGGCCGAAGAAAATCATCAAGCCATCAAGCAAAAACAAGCAGAGGGTTATGCGGCATTGAGGTTGATGGAAAATCATTTAACCTCTCGCACCTTTTTTGTGGGAGAGCGTTATACTATCGCTGATATTGCTTTATTTGCTTACACCCATGTGGCTGATGAAGGTGGGTTTGATTTGAAACAATTTCCTGCTATTCAAGCTTGGATAGGGCGAGTTAAAACTCAATCAGGATATATAAGTATTGACCAAGATTAA
- a CDS encoding SOS response-associated peptidase: MCGRFTLKQPAASIAQAFHVDSVPDLTPQYNIAPTQMVITVLHHVESNKREFQQLRWGLIPSWAKDVAIASKLINARSETVAEKPSFRAAFRRRRCLVVADGFYEWQRQPGKKQPFYFSLQDGQPFGFAGLWERWQSPSGEEITSCTILTTTANELLQPIHDRMPVIVAPKDYNLWLDPQMQTPETLQQLLLPYPAQAMTAYPVNTLVNNSQHNTPECIIPVGEKITP; this comes from the coding sequence ATGTGTGGAAGATTTACTTTAAAACAGCCAGCAGCGTCGATAGCTCAGGCTTTTCATGTAGATTCAGTACCTGATTTAACACCGCAATACAACATTGCACCTACGCAAATGGTGATAACAGTGTTACATCACGTTGAAAGCAACAAGCGTGAATTTCAGCAATTGCGTTGGGGGTTGATCCCCTCATGGGCGAAAGATGTAGCGATCGCCTCAAAGCTGATTAATGCCAGATCGGAAACTGTTGCCGAAAAACCCTCTTTTCGTGCTGCTTTTCGCCGTCGTCGCTGTTTAGTAGTAGCTGATGGCTTTTATGAGTGGCAACGGCAACCAGGCAAGAAGCAGCCGTTTTATTTTAGTCTTCAAGATGGACAACCATTTGGCTTTGCCGGTTTATGGGAAAGATGGCAATCTCCTTCAGGAGAAGAAATAACCTCTTGCACAATTTTGACAACAACAGCTAACGAATTATTACAACCAATTCATGACCGAATGCCAGTGATTGTGGCTCCAAAGGATTACAATTTATGGTTAGACCCCCAAATGCAAACACCTGAAACTCTACAGCAGCTCTTGCTTCCTTATCCAGCCCAAGCAATGACTGCTTACCCAGTTAACACCTTAGTGAATAACTCTCAACACAATACCCCAGAATGCATCATCCCAGTCGGCGAGAAGATTACCCCATAA
- a CDS encoding photosystem I assembly protein Ycf3 — protein sequence MPRTQKNDNFIDKSFTVMADIILKILPANKKAKEAFVYYRDGMSAQAEGEYAEALDYYEEALTLEEDSNDRGYIFYNMGLIHASNGDHEKALELYHQALELNPRLPQALNNIAVIYHYKGEKAKEDGDNDAGEALFDQAADYWVRAIRLAPNNYIEAQNWLKTTGRVQIDVFF from the coding sequence ATGCCAAGAACACAGAAAAACGACAACTTTATTGACAAATCTTTTACAGTGATGGCAGATATCATCCTGAAGATACTACCTGCTAATAAAAAAGCCAAAGAAGCTTTTGTCTATTACCGGGATGGCATGTCAGCACAGGCAGAAGGCGAATATGCCGAAGCTTTAGATTATTATGAAGAAGCACTCACACTAGAAGAAGATTCTAACGATCGCGGTTATATCTTTTACAATATGGGCTTGATCCATGCCAGTAATGGCGACCATGAAAAGGCTCTAGAACTCTATCACCAGGCACTGGAATTAAACCCACGTCTACCCCAAGCGCTAAATAACATAGCTGTGATTTATCACTACAAGGGCGAAAAGGCTAAGGAAGATGGTGATAACGATGCTGGCGAGGCGCTATTTGACCAAGCGGCAGATTATTGGGTGAGAGCAATTCGTCTGGCTCCCAATAACTACATTGAAGCCCAAAATTGGCTGAAAACTACTGGACGAGTGCAAATTGACGTGTTCTTTTAG
- the gatC gene encoding Asp-tRNA(Asn)/Glu-tRNA(Gln) amidotransferase subunit GatC: MIDREQVHKVALLARLELTPEEEEQFTNQLGSILDYIEQLSELDVSNVAPTTRAIDLSNITRKDELQPYSDREAILKSAPEQEGEFFKVPKILNAE, encoded by the coding sequence ATGATTGATCGTGAGCAAGTTCATAAAGTAGCGCTTCTCGCTCGTTTAGAATTGACACCAGAAGAGGAGGAGCAATTTACTAACCAGCTAGGAAGTATTCTAGATTATATCGAGCAGCTAAGTGAACTAGATGTCAGTAACGTAGCGCCAACAACACGAGCAATTGATCTCAGCAATATCACTCGCAAGGATGAGCTACAACCTTATTCTGACAGAGAAGCCATCCTCAAGAGTGCGCCTGAGCAGGAAGGTGAATTTTTCAAAGTGCCCAAAATCCTCAACGCTGAGTAA
- a CDS encoding BON domain-containing protein has product MGWLQRLFGQEKPADAEVNPSATLVAEQSSDGETIPPERVGLSGEYDQSGLAKRVALAFDEDSRVTDIDTVYVAQLGTTVVLKGKVPSQDSLNQLVEIANGVNGATEVATDQVTVG; this is encoded by the coding sequence ATGGGTTGGTTACAAAGACTCTTTGGACAGGAAAAGCCAGCGGATGCTGAAGTTAATCCCAGTGCAACCTTAGTTGCTGAACAATCCTCTGACGGTGAAACCATTCCTCCTGAGCGAGTAGGACTAAGTGGAGAATATGATCAAAGTGGTTTAGCAAAAAGAGTTGCTCTTGCTTTTGACGAAGATTCTCGCGTCACTGATATTGATACCGTTTATGTCGCTCAGTTGGGAACTACAGTAGTTTTGAAAGGAAAAGTTCCTAGTCAAGATAGTCTGAATCAATTAGTAGAGATTGCTAACGGGGTTAACGGCGCTACCGAGGTCGCCACTGACCAAGTCACAGTAGGCTAG
- a CDS encoding chlorophyll a/b-binding protein — protein MRTNSAIIDDQGLLNNFAIEPKVYVDEQGDRTGFTPYAELLNGRLAMIGFVSLIALEVVTGHGVIGLLASL, from the coding sequence ATGCGTACAAACTCAGCCATTATTGACGATCAAGGTCTATTGAACAACTTTGCGATCGAGCCTAAAGTATATGTAGATGAGCAAGGCGATCGCACTGGTTTTACTCCCTATGCAGAACTCCTCAATGGTCGTTTAGCAATGATTGGGTTTGTTTCGCTCATCGCCTTAGAAGTTGTTACAGGACACGGCGTTATAGGTCTTCTGGCGAGTTTGTAG
- the thyX gene encoding FAD-dependent thymidylate synthase, translating to MHRFRVEVIAKTPNPQQVIYAAMHQDYTDAFVYDEKDSWPSESQCGEVIVKRLLAGERGHYGPLEHPQIVFNCGYFPHSVMQQARTHRVGVSFDVQSFRYTGNQFIDVVDGKKDIEDVVYLRPVGYYTDRQGKKYYYSPEQRAADLQWCLEAARRYKADFEGGMSEEHARGKVPFDYRQHFIVSFNLRSFLHFCDLRNKKDAQLEIQKLCELMWPHFGEWAPAIAQWYEKQRLGRARLAP from the coding sequence ATGCATCGATTCCGAGTAGAGGTTATTGCCAAAACCCCAAACCCGCAGCAAGTAATTTATGCTGCGATGCACCAAGACTATACCGACGCATTCGTTTATGACGAAAAAGACTCATGGCCCTCGGAGTCACAATGCGGCGAAGTGATTGTGAAGCGGCTACTAGCAGGAGAACGAGGACACTACGGTCCCTTGGAACATCCCCAGATCGTTTTCAACTGCGGTTACTTTCCCCACAGCGTCATGCAACAAGCTCGTACGCATCGAGTAGGCGTATCATTTGATGTGCAGTCTTTTAGATATACGGGAAACCAATTTATTGATGTAGTAGATGGAAAGAAAGATATAGAAGATGTTGTCTATCTCCGTCCTGTTGGCTATTACACAGATAGACAAGGCAAAAAATATTACTATTCACCAGAGCAAAGAGCAGCAGATTTGCAATGGTGTCTAGAAGCAGCTAGACGATATAAAGCTGATTTTGAAGGGGGAATGTCGGAAGAACACGCCAGGGGTAAAGTCCCGTTTGATTATCGTCAGCATTTTATTGTTAGCTTTAATCTCAGGTCATTCTTGCATTTTTGTGACTTGAGAAATAAGAAAGACGCTCAACTGGAAATTCAAAAGTTATGTGAATTGATGTGGCCTCATTTTGGAGAGTGGGCACCAGCGATCGCCCAATGGTATGAGAAGCAGCGTTTAGGTAGAGCGAGATTGGCCCCTTAA